A stretch of the Vitis riparia cultivar Riparia Gloire de Montpellier isolate 1030 chromosome 13, EGFV_Vit.rip_1.0, whole genome shotgun sequence genome encodes the following:
- the LOC117929361 gene encoding protein NETWORKED 4B, whose protein sequence is MEQSVKQMLRLIEEGGDSFEEKAEMYNRKRPELVAHVEEFYRMYQSLAERCDHLTGELFKSNPSMLQAQVTPDQKLGVHRSSHHSVNMDSPLSSGSASSELSLKEGAESFSSSSSDSESESITSSINRYLGTPSNGDGKGLQTMLPSMKEKLQVTEDKDADCIPKVGTHASYEELLGKITEYSQKLEFSEEEIARLNCELKKNESATGTLQAQLESAWREIEMQEANLELEKRQVLELQKQTAELENRVSESDHKICMLEEELEETKKRLMGSEEENEKLKHELTNEISVVKHQLEDQRALAVMLETQLQDSIIKHMAFVSDHDREVESLNSALHNAQENFSLERAQLQSDISSLSKQVVLLETRLEEWKAKEMEMKGLHEAQETVLQGEIEQLKAELSERGDIVQALNKNLDALKLTYDMLMAEKDELSARVDTLIADVNSWDNQIQQLEDHLRQLRIERVELIAGTESARKLVDELSWRVKELEREVERQRVVISDRAEEKREAIRQLCFSLEHYRSGYQELRQAFIGHKRLPILAS, encoded by the coding sequence ATGGAACAGAGTGTTAAACAAATGCTGAGACTTATTGAAGAGGGTGGAGATTCTTTTGAAGAGAAGGCTGAAATGTATAATCGGAAAAGGCCAGAGTTGGTTGCTCATGTTGAGGAATTCTACCGCATGTATCAATCACTAGCTGAGCGTTGTGACCATTTAACAGGAGAATTGTTTAAGAGTAATCCGTCCATGCTCCAAGCACAGGTAACCCCTGATCAAAAGCTGGGTGTGCACAGGTCTAGCCATCATTCTGTTAATATGGATTCACCTCTCAGCTCCGGGAGTGCTAGCTCTGAACTTTCTTTGAAGGAAGGTGCTGAATCATTTTCGTCATCATCATCAGACTCTGAGTCAGAATCTATCACCTCCTCCATTAACAGGTACTTGGGCACTCCTTCAAATGGTGATGGCAAGGGGCTTCAAACTATGCTCCCAAGCATGAAGGAGAAGCTCCAGGTAACTGAGGACAAGGATGCAGATTGTATCCCAAAGGTGGGAACTCATGCTAGTTATGAGGAATTGCTTGGGAAGATCACTGAGTACAGCCAAAAACTTGAGTTCTCAGAAGAAGAGATTGCCAGGTTGAATTGTGAGCTCAAAAAGAATGAATCTGCTACTGGAACTCTGCAAGCTCAGCTTGAATCAGCATGGAGAGAGATTGAGATGCAGGAGGCCAATCTTGAATTGGAGAAAAGACAAGTGCTAGAGCTGCAAAAACAGACAGCTGAACTAGAGAACCGTGTTTCAGAATCTGATCACAAAATTTGCATGTTGGAGGAAGAGTtagaagaaactaaaaaaagacTTATGGGATCAGAGGAAGAGAATGAAAAGTTGAAGCATGAACTTACAAATGAAATTTCTGTAGTCAAGCATCAATTGGAAGATCAGCGTGCATTGGCTGTCATGTTGGAAACCCAGCTGCAAGACAGTATTATAAAGCACATGGCCTTTGTATCAGACCATGATCGTGAAGTTGAATCTTTAAATTCTGCACTACATAATGCCCAAGAAAACTTCTCTCTCGAGAGGGCACAGCTCCAATCTGATATTTCTAGCTTGTCAAAACAAGTAGTCCTGTTAGAGACAAGACTCGAAGAATGGAAAGCTAAGGAAATGGAGATGAAAGGTCTGCATGAAGCTCAAGAGACTGTTTTGCAAGGTGAGATTGAACAGTTAAAGGCAGAACTCTCTGAGAGAGGTGACATTGTACAAGCCTTGAATAAAAATCTGGATGCACTTAAACTCACATATGATATGCTCATGGCTGAGAAGGATGAGCTGAGTGCCAGGGTAGACACTCTCATTGCAGATGTGAATTCTTGGGACAATCAGATTCAACAGTTGGAGGATCATCTACGCCAGTTACGCATTGAACGTGTGGAGCTGATTGCTGGAACTGAAAGCGCACGCAAATTAGTAGATGAATTAAGCTGGAGAGTAAAGGAGCTGGAGAGAGAGGTGGAGAGGCAGAGGGTTGTGATCTCAGATAGGGCTGAGGAGAAAAGGGAGGCCATTAGGCAGCTATGTTTCTCACTGGAGCACTACAGAAGTGGGTATCAAGAACTTCGCCAAGCATTTATTGGGCACAAACGGCTGCCAATTTTGGCTTCATAA